In Limibacillus sp., the following are encoded in one genomic region:
- a CDS encoding FAD-dependent oxidoreductase, translating into MADLPSTARVVVIGGGAVGCSVLYHLALMGWRDCLLLEKNELTSGSTWHAAGNCPTFSGSWSIMKMQRHSTSLYKRLADEVDYPMNYHNTGSIRLAHSRDRMEEFRHVCSMARHQGIEFDLMTPAEMQAAHPFLEVHDIEGGVWDPTDGDIDPAQLTQALAKGARDLGQKIIRFAPVENVTRTPSGEWEVTTPLGKVTCEIVVNAAGYRAAEIGRFFGRDIPCVTMAHQFLVTESIPELSARSEQVPLLRDPDVSYYLRQERDGLILGPYEWQATPHWVSKDDPMPSDFSFQLYPDDLERLEYYIEDACRRVPILGTAGVSKVINGPIPYTPDGNPLIGPMPGVPNAYEACVFSFGITQGGGAGRVTAEWIVNGETEWDMWSVDPRRFTSYATKEYTRAKAVELYQREYAIGFPNEERPAGRPAKTSPLYGILKAKGAVFGARAGWERACWFPRPGKDDPETPLTFHHANWFEAVGEECRGVAEGVGILDLPGFSRFEIEGPGAAAWLESLITGRLPKVGRIGLVYFADEGGRIVTEMTVTRFAEERFWLMTGAGAEWHDRDWLMAHWPQDAGFTLENVSAAWGTLVLTGPKSREVLAQVCENDLSSAAFPWLSHQPAVIGMARGHALRVSYAGELGWEIHVPMEQLAGAYEQLWQAGEAHGIHDFGIYALESLRLEKGYRSWKLDLSTDFTILEGGLERFVAWDKGDFVGKAALEKEKQQGSATGFATLTFEEDLSAEAPYLSTVWKNGDQVGLVTSAGYGHRIGRSLALVNLRSDLIRVGEALEVEILGERKAAQVVEGPLYDPANERLKA; encoded by the coding sequence ATGGCCGATCTACCCTCCACAGCCCGCGTAGTCGTCATCGGCGGCGGCGCGGTGGGCTGCTCCGTCCTCTACCACCTGGCTCTGATGGGCTGGCGCGACTGTCTGCTTTTGGAAAAGAACGAGCTGACCTCCGGCTCGACCTGGCATGCGGCGGGCAACTGCCCGACCTTCTCCGGCTCCTGGTCGATCATGAAGATGCAGCGCCACTCGACCAGCCTCTACAAGCGGCTGGCCGACGAGGTCGACTACCCCATGAACTACCACAACACCGGCTCCATCCGCCTGGCGCACAGCCGCGACCGCATGGAGGAGTTCCGCCACGTCTGTTCCATGGCCCGCCATCAGGGCATCGAGTTCGACTTGATGACCCCCGCGGAGATGCAGGCCGCCCACCCCTTCCTGGAGGTTCACGACATCGAAGGCGGCGTCTGGGACCCGACCGACGGCGACATCGATCCCGCGCAGCTGACCCAGGCGCTGGCCAAGGGCGCGCGCGACCTGGGCCAGAAGATCATCCGCTTCGCGCCGGTCGAGAACGTGACGCGCACGCCCTCCGGCGAGTGGGAGGTGACCACGCCGCTCGGCAAGGTGACCTGCGAGATCGTGGTGAACGCCGCCGGCTACCGGGCCGCCGAGATCGGGCGCTTCTTCGGGCGCGACATCCCTTGTGTCACCATGGCGCACCAGTTTCTGGTCACGGAGTCCATTCCGGAGCTTTCGGCGCGCAGCGAGCAGGTGCCGCTGCTGCGCGACCCGGACGTCTCCTATTACCTGCGCCAGGAGCGCGACGGCCTTATCCTCGGCCCCTACGAGTGGCAGGCGACGCCGCACTGGGTGTCCAAGGACGACCCCATGCCGAGCGACTTCTCCTTCCAGCTTTACCCCGACGATCTGGAGCGGCTGGAGTACTACATCGAGGACGCCTGCCGGCGCGTTCCCATCCTGGGCACGGCGGGCGTCTCCAAGGTGATCAACGGCCCGATCCCCTACACCCCCGACGGCAACCCGCTGATCGGACCCATGCCCGGCGTTCCCAACGCCTATGAGGCTTGCGTCTTCTCCTTCGGCATCACCCAGGGCGGCGGCGCGGGACGCGTGACGGCGGAGTGGATCGTCAACGGAGAGACCGAGTGGGACATGTGGTCGGTCGACCCCCGGCGCTTCACCAGCTACGCCACCAAGGAGTACACCCGGGCCAAGGCCGTGGAGCTCTATCAGCGGGAATACGCCATCGGCTTCCCGAACGAGGAGAGGCCCGCCGGACGGCCGGCCAAGACCTCGCCGCTCTACGGCATCCTGAAGGCCAAGGGCGCGGTCTTCGGCGCGCGCGCCGGGTGGGAGAGGGCCTGCTGGTTCCCGCGCCCCGGAAAGGACGACCCGGAGACCCCGCTCACCTTCCACCACGCCAACTGGTTCGAGGCCGTGGGCGAGGAGTGCCGCGGCGTGGCCGAGGGCGTCGGCATCCTGGATCTGCCCGGCTTCTCCCGCTTCGAGATCGAGGGGCCGGGCGCCGCCGCCTGGCTGGAGAGCCTGATCACCGGGCGTTTGCCCAAGGTGGGCCGCATCGGGCTGGTCTACTTCGCCGACGAGGGCGGGCGGATCGTCACCGAGATGACCGTGACCCGCTTCGCCGAGGAGCGCTTCTGGCTGATGACCGGGGCGGGCGCGGAATGGCACGACCGCGACTGGCTCATGGCCCATTGGCCCCAGGACGCGGGCTTTACCCTGGAGAACGTCTCCGCGGCCTGGGGCACGCTGGTGCTGACCGGCCCGAAGAGCCGGGAGGTGCTGGCCCAGGTCTGCGAGAACGACCTCTCCTCCGCCGCCTTCCCCTGGCTCAGCCACCAGCCGGCGGTGATCGGCATGGCGCGCGGCCATGCGCTGCGCGTCTCCTACGCCGGAGAGCTGGGCTGGGAGATTCACGTTCCCATGGAGCAGTTGGCGGGCGCCTACGAGCAACTCTGGCAGGCCGGCGAGGCCCACGGCATCCACGACTTCGGCATCTACGCCCTGGAGTCCCTGCGGCTTGAGAAGGGCTACCGCTCCTGGAAGCTGGACCTCTCCACCGACTTCACGATCCTGGAGGGCGGGCTGGAGCGCTTCGTCGCCTGGGACAAGGGCGACTTCGTCGGCAAGGCCGCGCTGGAGAAGGAAAAGCAGCAGGGGTCGGCCACCGGCTTCGCCACCCTGACCTTCGAAGAGGACTTGAGCGCCGAGGCGCCCTATCTCTCGACCGTCTGGAAGAACGGCGATCAGGTCGGGCTGGTGACCTCGGCGGGCTATGGCCACCGGATCGGGCGGTCCCTCGCCCTCGTCAACCTGCGCAGCGACCTGATCCGGGTCGGCGAGGCTTTGGAGGTCGAGATCCTGGGCGAGCGCAAGGCCGCCCAGGTGGTGGAGGGCCCGCTCTACGATCCCGCCAACGAACGGCTGAAAGCCTGA